The genomic stretch ttttctcatgaagaaagcaaacttcttcatgaacttcctgaattttctcatgaagaaagcaaactgttcgttgaacttcctgaattttctcatgaagaaagcaaactgttcgttagataaaaaatcagtggaaTTAGGGTTTGACCTTGAGGAAGtggttggttgatcagcaaccagtgccacatttcgtctgtccaccacgtcctcatctctcggaaacatctcaaattcgaaggctttgagatctctgaacagttggtcggttgtggtgttcttcaaatccctgtgatcacgcattgtgatcaccttcatttcccactccttggtaaggcctcgtaagaccttcaggtttagctccttttgtggaatctccttctcgagatcactgatctctattgatagcttcatgaaacgagattccatgctgtcgatgctttcccctggcttcatcttgaagtcctcgaacttcttcatNTCACtaatctctattgatagcttcatgaaccgagattccatgttGTCGATgttctcccctggcttcattttgaagtcctcgaacttcttcatggccacggtgagcttgttctccttttcctgttcgtcaccttcaccaattaacatcaagttctccttttcctgttcgtcaccttcaccaattaacatcaaagtctccttttcctgttcgtcaccttcaccaattaacatcaaagtgtcccatacctcttcgtcaccttcaccaattaacatcaaagtgtcccatacctctttgtcaccttcaccaattaacatcaaagtgtcccatacctcttttgccgttttgcaaattaacatcaaagtgtcccatacctcttttgccgttttgcactttctcacttttggaaagatggtttcgtctatagctctgaagagaatatccttggcaatattgtccaggttgtttctcttcctatcatcacttgtccattcttctctaggttttgggatgtactttggtgtatccTTGGTTTGTTCAGCAGCCGTGTTGACCATTaaaatcttgactggtccagatgttatcacttcggccatctcatcNTAAGAATGATTAATGATTGTGAAAGTTTGATACACATGTGAATGTATTTTCTTTTagtcatataatatataaataataaatatatacatacacttgtacaattataaatttaaatttttagttaaagaCAAAATACATNtcttgactggtccagatgttatcacttcggccatctcatcatagagggctgatagatacgcaagcatgcgtgttttccagtcatcgaacctgctaagatcaaaaaggagatgtctcgacaacatgctgtccattttaaaatNaattatctcgtgctttgaaaacttttaaagtacaattataaatttaaatttttagttaaagaCAAAATACATCATAAATTTGTTACTTTGATTCTAAATAAcatgtgttggtcccaaggggatggggtacaagtctagaggggggggtgaatagacttgtataagattttgcaaatctttttcaacttctcgtgtgtattggacttaggatgtttaggtccgatacctcacaagatgNgggtgaatagacttgtataagattttgcaaatctttttcaacttctcgtgtgtattggacttaggatgtttaggtccgatacctcacaagatgaagacaaagtttaatgcgcagcggaaaagttatccccttttagttagcacgagtttgagttagttcgagaggtgcgattttatgcagtgcagttcgagagttagatagcgagagataaaagcagaaagtaaatgagagagatttttaagtggttcggccaacccgcctacatccactcttcttccagaaactccctggaaggattgcactaaaacttccctttttagtacaatatcgagcgcttgagctttgatcacgaagcccgcctcaagcctcaggtttttcgccccgcttcttgttactccacctatcgagcacttgagtcGAGGGTACAGTAATTtgttaaagaaattaaattaacttaACTCATCATATTAATGGGTTGATCCAACAAGCTTATTCTTTTGCAGAGTGGGGTGATTTTTACGAGGGAGGATCTTTATAGAGGACCAGTTGATCTTGAGATCCAATTTCCATTCGTGAACATACATGCTGGTGCGAAACTCTCGGCTGTAGTTTTTATATGTAAACGGACAAAAAATGTGAGGTTGGTGTGGCTTAAGCTTGAAAGAACGCGGTATCGTTTATATGGAGATATCATTTACTACTTGTATTGAAAGCGGGAAACTTTTGGTAGAAATTCGGTGGTGAATTGAGCAAAATGTTGTAGTACATGCTATACTTCTTTTGTAGTTATGCTgatgcataaaatttgtctctTACATTTTCTTTGCTGATGACATggaacacatattttgttaatcaaaGAATGGCTTGATTTGTAATATGTGTGTTTTGTACAATAATCGTATNCTtaagtccatgctccacttgctacttttggtaaaagttactttttttttttaaattcccattgatcctcgttttagggaacaagaccgactttggattagtgcaccttctaaccgtttgttgtggaattctgatgtggcatccacttctagcacctccttaatattttatctccatgatattcttcttctccaaactttattcatgcttcctgaccgtcattcagccttttggagaagtgtcagtttatcgagaccaaaattGANGAACGATTAATGATTGTGAAAATTTGGTACACTTATAAAATGCATATATTCTCTTagtcatataatatataaataataaatatatacgtacacttataaaattataaatttaaatttttagttaagaCATAATACATCATAAATTTGTTACTTTAATTCTATATAACATACTTGAAATTCCCGTACCTGTTATATATGCCTTCTATGTGTTTGATATGATGCCAATACCCATATTATGGTCCAACATGTTAGTCCATACCCATATTATGAATCGAACAACTTAGCTTGTAGTTGCAATAATAATTACAGAAGGAATTCTCGCAACAAGACTTCTAAGGAGACAACTCTTCTAGCTAGGTTGTTACTTGTTAGATTTTTGAAAACTCGCAGCCATTACTCAATAGTGCGTATgtgtaataatttacaaattatacaaAGAGAAGTGAACTGCAGTATGATCGAAAATCATGTTCTACTCAATTGGTTATCTTTTTAGACTatttaaatgtattattattaccacaCAAACGAGGGCACAATGTGGTTAATTTTAGCATTCCAAGTTCAAAACCCCATCACATCTCATtcatcacaattttttttaatatgataatgTTATAATATAAGAATGATTAATGATTGTGAAAGTTTGATACACATGtgaaatgtattttcttttagtcatataatatataaataataaatatatacatacacttgtacaattataaatttaaatttttagttaaagaCAAAATACATCATAAATTTGTTACTTTGATTCTAAATAAcatgtgttggtcccaaggggatggggtacaagtctagaggggggggtgaatagacttgtataagattttgcaaatctttttcaacttctcgtgtgtattggacttaggatgtttaggtccgatacctcacaagatgaagacaaagtttaatgcgcagcggaaaagttatccccttttagttagcacgagtttgagttagttcgagaggtgNNNNNNNNNNNNNNNNNNNNNNNNNNNNNNNNNNNNNNNNNNNNNNNNNNNNNNNNNNNNNNNNNNNNNNNNNNNNNNNNNNNNNNNNNNNNNNNNNNNNNNNNNNNNNNNNNNNNNNNNNNNNNNNNNNNNNNNNNNNNNNNNNNNNNNNNNNNNNNNNNNNNNNNNNNNNNNNNNNNNNNNNNNNNNNNNNNNNNNNNNNNNNNNNNNNNNNNNNNNNNNNNNNNNNNNNNNNNNNNNNNNNNNNNNNNNNNNNNNNNNNNNNNNNNNNNNNNNNNNNNNNNNNNNNNNNNNNNNNNNNNNNNNNNNNNNNNNNNNNNNNNNNNNNNNNNNNNNNNNNNNNNNNNNNNNNNNNNNNNNNNNNNNNNNNNNNNNNNNNNNNNNNNNNNNNNNNNNNNNNNNNNNNNNNNNNNNNNNNNNNNNNNNNNNNNNNNNNNNNNNNNNNNNNNNNNNNNNNNNNNNNNNNNNNNNNNNNNNNNNNNNNNNNNNNNNNNNNNNNNNNNNNNNNNNNNNNNNNNNNNNNNNNNNNNNNNNNNNNNNNNNNNNNNNNNNNNNNNNNNNNNNNNNNNNNNNNNNNNNNNNNNNNNNNNNNNNNNNNNNNNNNNNNNNNNNNNNNNNNNNNNNNNNNNNNNNNNNNNNNNNNNNNNNNNNNNNNNNNNNNNNNNNNNNNNNNNNNNNNNNNNNNNNNNNNNNNNNNNNNNNNNNNNNNNNNNNNNNNNNNNNNNNNNNNNNNNNNNNNNNNNNNNNNNNNNNNNNNNNNNNNNNNNNNNNNNNNNNNNNNNNNNNNNNNNNNNNNNNNNNNNNNNNNNNNNNNNNNNNNNNNNNNNNNNNNNNNNNNNNNNNNNNNNNNNNNNNNNNNNNNNNNNNNNNNNNNNNNNNNNNNNNNNNNNNNNNNNNNNNNNNNNNNNNNNNNNNNNNNNNNNNNNNNNNNNNNNNNNNNNNNNNNNNNNNNNNNNNNNNNNNNNNNNNNNNNNNNNNNNNNNNNNNNNNNNNNNNNNNNNNNNNNNNNNNNNNNNNNNNNNNNNNNNNNNNNNNNNNNNNNNNNNNNNNNNNNNNNNNNNNNNNNNNNNNNNNNNNNNNNNNNNNNNNNNNNNNNNNNNNNNNNNNNNNNNNNNaggaataattccgttggagggaaaattattccgtttgaaatttgtctcccatgctgtgtatgggacttgcatcttttcagcatttttcatggagtggtggtcttgtaacttgaaccttttgtttggtagtggatattccataatccactttcttaagtccatgctccacttgctacttttggtaaaagttactctttttaaattcccattgatcctcgttttagggaataagaccgactttggattagtgcaccttctaaccgtttgttgtggaattctgatgtggcatccacttctagcacctccttaatattttatctccatgatattcttcttctccaaactttattcatgcttcctgaccgtcattcagccttttggagaagtgtcagtttatcgagaccaaaattgatgtctcgattgtttgatgtcttgatccccatgtatcgagagatctgtctctcgaactctgcttatgtctcgaactgggttgttgtatcgagagatcctatctctcggactctgcttatgtctcgagacttagttgatgtctcgcagacccttattcctccagtgttgtcccgtgccttcttctgatctgtctattaGATTataacacgagacttctaagatgttcacacaagtttaccttaagctaaaatattttccgagttgagctcaagttacccggttgtattttcgctcttagtttacttgtcgaacttacatataatttcctatccttcgagacttaggggattatagattacatttggtatcatcaaaacttattacaatatgttcctaagaacatgtacttcaatattttttgaggGACAATAATAAAGTTTTCAATAAGATAGTTATAAATGGAAGTAAAATTCCAACCCAATTAACTAATAAGGCAAAAATCTTTAATCTTATCATTAGAACAGTATTTATTCTTCAAGAATCAATAATCTTATcattattacattatttattcTTCAATAgtgttatattataataataatccacaTGTAAGAGATTTGGAACCTCTACATACATAACGAACTCTTCCGTACAGTTTGAAACGGTTATCAATAAAACCCTCCATTCCCAATTTCATTTGGCATCATTGATGGCTCTATTTAGtatatagcttattttaagctccAAACAAACTCTAttgacaaaaatgtcatttaaacaCGTGGTGCTTGGCataatatgaaataatatattaaaacattcactctttaatattaatttatttcataatatattttaaaatacacaaattaaaTCTAAATATTGCTACTTTAGTATGGAATGCTAAATCATAAATGtgaaatacatacatacatacatacatacatacatacatatattatccGTTGAGCGACGGCCCTTCCACTTGGCACCGTCGGATCACTAATTAAGGCCGACTTTCGTCCCTGCTCGACAGGTGGgtcttgcatatatatatatatatatatatacatacatacatatatatatatatatacatacatatatatatatatatatatatacatatacatatatgtatatatatatgtatatatgtatgtatgtatgtatgtatatatatgtatgtgtatatatatatatatatattgaatactaCTCTAACATATGAGAGAGTAACTTGGTACAATTGGATTACAAGGTTCttgacatatatattaatttttaaatttgaatatataaatttataaaaatgtccgtttatgtctttttacacttatatattaatttttgagCATTGAAGCCTACCAACCGATAATAGACATATAACAACCAGTCGCAACCGTTTTAACCAAAATTTCAACAATGCTTCGACAATTGTCGATTTGCCCTTGGCTCCAACTCCGAGTAAAATGTGACCTCTTGCGTGACCATTTCTCTGGTTGTCTTCTTTTGAGAAAGCACTCATGGTCATCTACTCAGAATAAGGCGACCATTTCTCTAGTTGCATTCTCGGAAGAAGACGGCAAGAGAAATGGTCACCTAGAAGGCGACCAGTTTGGCTCATCGACTATCAATTTTTTCGGGCGTCAACAACAACTTGAGGGTggtcaattatatatttttacagaATTTAATTGaagattttaaaagttaagAGATCTAATTACTCTATCACGTAGAGTTAAGGGCCTATTTTATGATTTTctcttagaaaaaaaaaattgaattgtaaactTAACTAACTCTCGCATTCTCCCGCCATATCTTCACCCATTAAATCAATCGTTATCAAATCTTATTCCCTGCCTCCTTCTCTCTGTTTAATCGGATCACATTTGGAATCCAGAAAATTGCAGGAAAATATCTCCGAcatttctttgcttcttctcgATCATCAACGCAACAATGGTGCTGCGAATCACCGTCGTCGAATCAACTCTTATTGTGAAAGCGATTCAGGCAGCCGCGGTGGTTAGATCTCCGTTAGTGATATTCATTTGGAGACCTGAGGGTCTTTGTGTGCAATCCATGCTTACGGATAAGCTGGAACATGGCCAGAACCTCTCTACTCTTCTCAGGCTCGAGGCTCAGACATTCAGCTCCTATGAATCTACAGATCAATACTTCAGTGCAGTTGTTGAACGTGTCGACCTCGAAGCAGTCTTTTCGACTGCCGAAGATGCCGAACACATCGAATTTTCCCAATCTGATGAAGACAATAAACTGAATGACTTTGGCTACTTGCGTGCTCGCTTCAACAGGCCTGTAGGTCAGTTTTTCCCTGTTGTATGGacttaatttcttgaaattccCGTACCTGTTATATATGCTCTCTATGTGTTTGATATGATGCCAAGAATTACTGCGAATTGATCAGATTACCATAGATATATTGTTGAATTAGGAAACATTAGAAAAAGGATAAAAGGTAGGGTTACGTTTCTGACAGAAGATCTGAAAGTTGCAAATTGCCAATTTCTGTTGCATTCAATTCCATTCTTGGAAATCCCAAGTAGCTAGAGTGAATTGAACCGTTTTCTGATTGTTCTTACCAATTTCTTGCATTCCATTCTTGCTTCGATTATTACTTGGGAGTTGGGAATTGCCAATTGCCAATTTCTGTTGCATTTTGGAAATCCCAAGTAGCTAGAGTGAATTGAACCGGTTTCTGATTGTTCTTTCCAATTTCTTGCATTCCATTCTTGCTTCGATTATTACTTGGGAATTGAATCAATTTACAGGAGCTTACGATGAGAACTGCATTTCCTTGAAAATATATGGTACCTTTTCTGAGAGCATGCTACGAAGTGCTGATGTTTCAGCTGATCCATCTATCTTTCCACGTCTCCCTCTGGCTGCAATTTGTGGACTCGCTTTTGCAGACGCTATAGCAGTTATGGAGAGCATGTCAGGGACAGGTATATACCTTTAATCATTCAACACTATATAGGAAAACTTCTTGAaacatcttttttcttttgggtaACGAGGAAAACCCGCAACTACTACCAAAAACTATGCATTGACTAAACCAAGTTACCTATAGTTGACTGGCTCAAACGAAAAAAACCAATAGGTGCTTGAGAGTCGAATTTGTAACTTTTCTGGTTACCAATTTAATAACCTAACCAACTTGGTTGAATTGTCTTTACTCTTTATCTTGTACATCCTCTGATTATGCTGTTTAACAACCTTGCAGTTCTTATAACTACTAGAGGAGAAATAGTATCTTTCTCTCCTGTTGGTAAAGGTTTGGTGCCACTGTTACTAGAGTCGAGGGTACAGTAATTTgctaaagaaattaaattaacttaACTCGTCATATTAATGGGTTGATCCATGAAACTTATTCTTTTGCAGAATGGGGTGATTTTTACGAGGAATGATCTTCATCATGGACTAGCTGGTCTTGAGATCCAACTTCCATTCCTGAACATGCATGCTGGTGCGAAACTCTCGGCTGTGGTTTTTCTATATAGACGGACAAAAAATGTGGGATTGGTGTGGCTTAAGCTTGAAAGAACTCGGTATCGTTTACATGGAGATATCATTTACTACTTTTATTAAAAGCGGGAAGTTTTTGGTAGACATCCGGTGGCAAATTGAGCAAAATGTTGTAGTATACTTGTTTTGTAGCAAATGTTGTAGTATACTTCTTTTGTAGTTATGCTgatgcataaaatttgtctctTACATTTTCTTTGCTGATGACATggaacatatttttttaatctaaaaatgGCTTGATTTGTAATGTGTGTTTTTGTACAATAATCATATGTTGTGTTGTTGCACTGCTCGCAAATTTTGTATACTCGGTGctaaaatgattacaaatgACGATTGATAGATTATATGCTCATAATAGTttgtttaaatgtttatatgtgACAATGGAAACATTTTCTTCGTTAAACTCAATTGGCAAGATGTGTTATCTtgagtgttttttttctttatcattttGATAGAGTAATAATTACGGAATCACAATAAGTGAATAAGAATGATCCAACATATTAGCCCATACCTATATTATGAATCGAACAACTTAGTTTGTAGTTGAAGTAATAAATCACAAAAGGAAGTCCCGCACCAAGACTTCTAAGAAGACAACTCTTCTAGCTAGGTTCTTAGATTTTTTGAAAACCCACAACCATTACTAAATGGTGTACATGTGTAATAGTGTACACACTACACAAAGAGAAGTGAACCACAGTATGATCAAGAATCATGGTCTACTCATATGGTTGTCCTTTTAGACTGTTTGCAAACGAGTGCACAATGTCCTTAATTTTAGCATTCCTAAGTTCAAAAACCCATCACATCTCATTCATCACagtttttttaatatgataatgTTATAATATAAGAACGATTAATGATTGTGAAAGTTTGATACACATGTGAAATGTATTTTCTCTTAgtcatataatatatgaataataaatatatacatacacttgtacaattataaatttaaatttttagttaaagaTGGAATATATCATAAATTTGTTActttaattctaaataatatgtacttcaatatttttttgaaggACAATAATAAAGTTTTCGATAAGATAATTATAAATGGAAGTGAAATTCCAACCAAATTAACTAATAAGGCAAAAATATTTAATCTTATCATTAGAATATTATTTATTCTTCAAGAATCCTTTAATCTTATcattattacattatttatttttcaatagttatattataataataatctatatgtAGGCGATTTAGAACCTCTACATACATAACGAACTCTTCTGTACAGTTTGAAACGGTTATCAATAAAACCCTCCATCCCCAATTTCATTTGGCATCATTGATGACTCTATTTggtataacttattttaagttcCAAACAAACTCTATTGACAAAGATGTCATCTAAGCACTTGGCATAATATGAaacaatatattaaaacattcaatctttaatttatttcatagCATATTTTTAAATACACATATTGAATCTAAACATTGCTACTTTATTATGGAATGCTAAATCATAaatgtgaaatatatatatatttagactTTAAAttgcaatataaatatatatatttttttagactTTAGACTTTATAAAAATGTCTATTTATATCTTTTTACCCTTATGGACggataattttaccaaacataacAAACTTCCAAAAAAAGATCCCACAAGATTATTTCTCAACTTCTCCGCAGCAATGGTGCTGCGAATCACAGTCATCAATGCACG from Ipomoea triloba cultivar NCNSP0323 chromosome 12, ASM357664v1 encodes the following:
- the LOC116000441 gene encoding uncharacterized protein LOC116000441 isoform X1, yielding MVLRITVVESTLIVKAIQAAAVVRSPLVIFIWRPEGLCVQSMLTDKLEHGQNLSTLLRLEAQTFSSYESTDQYFSAVVERVDLEAVFSTAEDAEHIEFSQSDEDNKLNDFGYLRARFNRPVGAYDENCISLKIYGTFSESMLRSADVSADPSIFPRLPLAAICGLAFADAIAVMESMSGTVLITTRGEIVSFSPVGKGLVPLLLESRNGVIFTRNDLHHGLAGLEIQLPFLNMHAGAKLSAVVFLYRRTKNVGLVWLKLERTRYRLHGDIIYYFY
- the LOC116000441 gene encoding uncharacterized protein LOC116000441 isoform X2 gives rise to the protein MVLRITVVESTLIVKAIQAAAVVRSPLVIFIWRPEGLCVQSMLTDKLEHGQNLSTLLRLEAQTFSSYESTDQYFSAVVERVDLEAVFSTAEDAEHIEFSQSDEDNKLNDFGYLRARFNRPVGAYDENCISLKIYGTFSESMLRSADVSADPSIFPRLPLAAICGLAFADAIAVMESMSGTEWGDFYEE